CCAAATATCTAATCAGCCAGTTACATGGCAGGAACTTGATGCATTTAGACATGCAGACATGGTCAAACCGAGCACAAAGAAAAGTGATTTATGTGATTTTGAACGTGGCATGGTTGTTGGCTCCAAATAGGCTGGTCTGAGTATTTCACAACCTGCTGATCTACTAGGATTTTCATGCATAGCTATCTCTAGGGTTTACAGAGAATGGtccaacaaaaagaaaaaaatattcagtgaGTGACACTTCTGTGGGTGAAAATGCCTTATTGATGCCAAAAGGTCAGAAGAGAGTGGTCAGATTGGTTCAAGCCGATAGAAAGACAATAGTAACTCAAATAACCACTTTTTACAACAGAGGTATACAGAAGAGCATCTTTGAATGCACAAAATGTTAAACCTTAAAGCAGATGGGCTCCTACCAACAGGGTGCCACTTCTGTCAGCTAAGAACAAGAAACTGAGGCTATAGTTTTCACATGCCCACCAAAACTGGACAATAGAAGATTGGAAAAACGCCTGGTCTGATAAGTCTCAATTTCTGCTGCAACATTTGGATTTTAGGGTCAGAATTCGGTGTAAACAACATGAAAGCACAGATCAGTTCAGGCTGGTAGTGCTGGCGTGGTGGCGCGCAGGACATTTTCTTCACACACTTATTTTCACACTTCTCTTCACACTTCACACTACTTTTcacatttcttttcattttattttcttgcgCCCCTTAGTAACAATTGAGCATTGTTTAAACATCACAACCTACCTGATATTGTTGCTGACCACAGTGTACACATTTTGTGATAACTACTTCCAGCAGGATAACACACCATTTTCACAAAGTTTCACTAGTTTCTTCTCAGTTGGCCTCCACAGTCACTATCTCAATTCAATATAGCACCTTTTAATCTGGTGCAACAGGAGATTCAGATGTGCAGCAGCTGTGTGATGCTGTCATGTCAGTATGAACCAAAATCTTTCCACCTTTTTTATTCTATCCCATGAAAAATTAAGGCAGTTCTGAAGGCAAAAGGGAGTCTAAACTAGCAATGTGTACCTAATAAATGGCAGATCAGTGTATTTTGTTTGGCTATTacattgattataatgtggtaTACTTCTGTAGTACATAAAAGGGCATAATAACTTTAAAGAAAGATTGATACAGAAgcatgtttgtattttaaatcaaacacaGTGCAACAATTACTTGGAAAATGAGATGTTTGAAACCAACATTCTGATACAGAAAATTTGTGTAACTGGACTTCTGACTCATAATCTACTATCCTTCTCTAATGTATTGGCGGTCATTTGCTTTGTGTGGATATATCCATacattcattattcattcattttaccaTGGTGAATAAGTAGAGGGTAAAGCCAGGAGGACAATTAGCTAACATTTAATTTGATAGGGAGTAGAAAGGTACCTAAATAATGGACAGTTCCTCTGGTCACTAATGAACTGTCACTGTATGGTAAGAGCTGCTTACAAATTCTtcaaatattactattatactaGTACCAGTTTCAAGTTAAATCAAATCACAGTCTGAGTCAGACCTGCAACAGTCCATAAATCATGCAGTAATGCACTGCACAGGAAGTGTCTGAGTAATTATGTCTTACTGTATGAATGTATTTGCATGTCATGCCTCCCCCAGATTTTGCAGTCAGATTGTCTCTATTTAATAGTGGGAGGTTAATAACTCTACATGATGTgtgaatgtttaatttttgaTCTATGAAATACTAATTTCCTTTACATACTTCAAAAGAACCACAGCAAGGCAAACACTGTTCTTGGCACTTAATTGTTCTTTgttgacatttttcaaatacttaaatttgttacttataaataataataatactaacaaaCAACTCTGTTTTCGGATTTGCTTGTCAGGTCCAAAATAGGTTTttcttctctgtctctctcttttaaGGCATTGCTTATTAGGCTGCCCCAACCGTCCAATAAGCAATGCCTTCTTTTACTCTGTAACATGTTCACAAAACATCCATGTTGAAATGTGTTGCCCAAAAAGGTATAGTTGGGCTGGGACCAGAgctgtttatgatttttttttttaataggttaTACTATGTCCTCCTTTTTTATCATCATGACTAGACAGACCAATTTTCTGAACATTGAATAGGCAACGTGCAGCACCAAATGTCATGCCTTTTAGGTACTTCGTTTCATTATATGGTCTTTTGGGACTAGGGAGAGAGTTTAAATTCTGAAAGTTGCATGTTTTCAAATTAACTTAGTGCAGTGATTATAATGAAAGTATAATGAACTAATTTCACAGGaacatatttttcataatattgctCTGTTCAAGTCCTTTTGGGAAGTTCCCACTTacaagtttttaattaaaacgtAATAACAACATGACGTGCATGAAGTAATGTTATCTTTATAGCTTCATCATGAAGTAttatcactatttttttttaataaaagcataCAAATTGTGTACAGACTAAATTGTACCAATCAAACTTACTGTGATAATCACCAGTTTGcttttgtaattatttcttAATTGATCTAGAGCTTCACGTTGGGGGTTTCAACTGGTGGAGTTCATGTGTGCTCAACTTGTAATCACAGTCATCCAGTAAAGATTGACTGATTTTTGAGCAGACTATCCCTTCAAAACCTTacgttattataaaataaaagtgctgGGTGTTGAAAATGTTGCCTTTGCAGGTGGTATAAGACATAGAAAGCTGTACAAATCCAGTGTTTTACATCCGCAAAGTACTCCTATGTCTAAACTCACTTTAGACATAACCAAGATCATCGGTTTGGCAGTGCTTTTTTAGAAGCCTCTTTGAAGTCTGTTTAGTCTGGACCGTAAGGCAGCAAGTCATTTGTTTTGGGATTCAGACACATTATATGTATAACAGTCCTGCAGAGCCACCTGATGGTCATATTCTGTAATCAACACTACATTGCTCACCTTGTCACGACTTGACATTGTGAATTTTCTGGCTGGTGGAGCACTGAACACTGTGGGAACAATTGATTTTCACACCATTCTTATTTAACAGATGAGTCTCAGTATATTGGTTCCTATTCAGGGTCTGAAAttcaatttaatgaaacaaaggACATAAGATACTATCTTTTGAGCCGTATGTATAAATAGCACAGTTGAGCTAATCATCTGTATGACTCAAGTAGGTCAGTGGTGAGAGATTTTTAGAGATTTTGGGAGAAATATTGTATTTGCTTTCTTTCAAAACATGTGTCCAAGCTCATGTAtggtactaaaataattttagcaGCTATGGATATTTATCATCTTTCATTGTGCATTTTcttcacatttctttttttaggatGAAAAAAATCAACTGATGACTACAAATGTCTGGTTGTGGCAGGTAACttaaagaaatttagcattatttttaagtatgttCCAAAATGCTCTCCTgattgatgttttattggtccCTTCTCTGTAGGAGTGGACAGACTATAAACTGCGGTGGAATCCAGAAGATTATGGTGGAATCACATCCATCAGAGTGCCCTCTGAAACAATCTGGCTACCAGACATTGTCCTTTATGAGAAGTAATTCTTTTTATAACCTCTCAGCCATATCAATGTCATACAGGTGCacatattaatgaataatgTGACTGTATTTTGATTAGGTTTTTTTCCGCTTGTTCTTAAAGACAGGGATAACCGTTTTTAATCTCCCAAATATTTATATCAGTGTCATGTATAATATACAGACAGATTTAGACTGTaccttaaaaggatagttcacccaaaaatgaaaataagcctattatttactcacccttcagACATCCTagttgtatatgacttccttctttcaatcggagttatattaaaaattatcctggcacttccaagctttataatggcaatgggtgggtgtttctcttcatcagtccaaaataagtccaataaagtgcatccatggCTCCAGGGGATGAATAagggcctcctgtagcaaatcaatgcatttttgtaagaaaaatatccatattcaaaATGCAAGAATGACTTTAATCTAGTTTGCTCCAACTAGTCGTAATGCGCCGCTCAGACGTGACGAACGTGAACATGCCATGAAGATAGGTAAACACAAcaccggtcacaaattagaagttcaaaatgaggatttgttgATGTAAAtaaagaggagactggttttcctttgctaatgtaaggaaactttgcttcctttgctcctgtaaacaaacactgGTTTGTGCGAGACTCACCAGCACATGTGCAACGCAGACATCCTTCTGTGTACAACTATTtggcacaagctagattaaagtgatccTTAAGTTTTGagtatggatatttttcttacaaaaatgcacagATTCACTACatgaggcctttattcaccccctatCCCTCCCCCCAAAGCCATGAGAGcaactttttattatggatggatgcacttttttggactttttttggactgatgaagagaaacacccacccattgCCATGATAAAGCTCGGAAGTGGcaggatgatttttaatataactccgattggatttgtctgaaagatgatagtcatatacacctaggatgcctggagggtgagtaaataatgggctaattttcatttttgggtgaactatccctttaaagggattgtttatcccaaaattctgttattaattactcaccctcatgttgttccaatccTGTAAGACcatcgttcatcttcgaaacacaaattaaggtatttttgatgaaatcctacagctttctgtccctgcatagacagcaacacaactggaATGTTttatggcccagaaaggtaaaaATAGTCCActtgccatcagtggttcaactgtaatttttttaagctACAAGACTACTTTttcatgtccttactaccttagCAATGTACTGTAAGCCACCCAGAACCTTGTGACATTGACATTTGCATGGGCGATTActacttacattttattaaaaaaaaaatgcaaaatgtagttGTTAATatcatgtctctctctctcttcaacTCTTATAGTGCTGATGGCCGATTTGAGGGTTCTCTAATGACCAAAGCCATTGTAAGGTTTAATGGTACCATCATGTGGACTCCTCCTGCCAGCTATAAATCCTCCTGTACTATGGATGTCACCTTTTTCCCCTTTGACAGACAGAACTGCTCAATGAAGTTTGGGTCATGGACATACGATGGCACTATGGTGGACTTGACCCTAGTGGATGCATATGTAGACCGTAAGGACTTCTTTGACAATGGTGAATGGGAAATACTCAACGCAACTGGTCAGCGGGGCAGTCGGCGTGACGGCATTTATTCCTATCCTTACGTCACATATTCATTCATACTTAAACGTCTTCCTCTCTTTTACACACTTTTTCTCATCATCCCATGTCTCGGTCTGTCATTTCTCACCGTGCTGGTCTTCTACCTCCCCTCAGATGAAGGAGAAAAGCTTTCTCTCTCCACCTCCGTCCTTGTGTCTCTCACTGTGTTTCTTCTTGTCATAGAAGAGATCATTCCATCTTCCTCTAAAGTCATTCCTCTGATTGGAGAGTATCTGCTTTTTATCATGATCTTCGTCACGTTCTCGATCATTGtaactgtttttgtcattaacGTCCATCATCGTTCCTCTGCCACGTACCATCCCATGGCACCGTGGGTTAAAAGTCTTTTCCTCCAGAGATTACCCAGACTGCTCTGCATGAGAGGGCACACTGATCGTTATCAGTACCCAGACATCGAGCTGCGGAGCCCAGAGCTAAAACGAGGGATGAAAAGAGGACAACAGAAGAGTGCTGGAGGAGGACGTGGGGGGTTAAAGGAAGATGAGAACCAGGCCTGGATTGCCCTGTTGGAGAGAGCCACTCACTCAGTGCACTACATTTCCAGACACATCAAGAAAGAACACTTCATCAGAGAGGTGTTTAGGCTATTTTTTCTCCACAGCATTAATTGTCAGAGTAATGTTTTTTCATTCAGGACACTATTTTTAGGGTAAAAATTAACAATTGTCAGTTATAAAATTAGGaattcaaaatcaaaaaataaaaaaacaaatagcacCATTGCTCTTCAGGCATTCCGAGTTTGAGTCCCGGCTTGCGGACCTTTCCTGATTTCCCCATCCCCCACTCTCTCACTTTGTTTCCCATCataataattgcaaaaataaatctttttaaaaaatgaccatatatgtatatataaaatttatatttctgtgttcaaaatatgtttaaaatgaaaaagttaccaaaaaaattataataaataatttttaaacttcTAAACTGTAATTTAAGAACACAaactctgaaaaaaatgtaaaatgattcaTTGTTTCAAATTGTCTTCTTAAAACTGTAATCCAGTACAGGAATAGTTCATAGGCAATTCAATTTTAATTGTAGTGTTTGTATTAGAGTGGTGTATTAACTAGTAGATTCATTTGCTTAAATCATGTGACTTGGCAAATTTGATACATGCTCCGAACCACTGATACCAAACAAAAGATTCCTGAAAGTTTTGGAGCTTCATGAAGCAGTGTTTCAAAAACCCATCACTAATTATGTGTGTACACCAAAAgcaaatctaatttaatttaattgtttgtgTGAGATTACATACATATGCAAAAATACGAATAGACACAAATTCACGCCGGGCAATGTGAATGACGCATTGTCACGCAAGCCAATCAGCAAAGAGCTTATTGACACATCCGGTTGTATCGGAGGTgtcaaaagtattaattattgtattatattattatgatattaatttataacattaattaaacaattatgatcaaacagttatatttatttagtattgtgtGAGAATGCATTTCATGAAAGACCTTGCAACTGGACGTGATTATAATAAGGTATAATAAGGGTTGGGCCATACAAATTACGGGAGTTTTACCAGAGGCGAATGTAGGCCCAGTGGGATTTTTATATAGAAAGACTAAAAATACGGAAGAAATACGggaaaatatttaaaggggATGATTGCGGGATAGAATGGTAAAATACAGGAGAATCCCGGGAAAAATGGGAAGGTTGACGGGTATGCCAATTTTATGTGATAGCCACCTGCAAAGGGAAATGTTGTTAGAGATATCTTTAATGTTGTTAGAGATATTAGCGGTACTTTAtcaacaaatttaaatttaactacataaatgcatctgtgTCGGCAAGATtgcctttttaaatatataaaaatctaattggCTGTTATGAACTGTCTAATGACATTGGTTGAATTTGACTGACAAATAGAAAAGCATTTAGCAAAAGGATAAAGAAAGCCAATTtggaaattctttaaaaatacaatgtaaatgttgcatgtaataatgtttcataaatgtattgacttacatgaacatttttaaacatgaattaaatgagttttaaatgataattacaaaaaaataatgtcagaTTGAAAAGTGGTGAAAAATGTGattatgcaattaaaaaatacagcaaattatggcaaaaatatATCCTGTGTGAAAGTTCCGTAATGCTATTTATCTTGGGCAATTCAGTTAGAGGTAgtctatgaaatatgttttgttattaAGGTAAAAAATCTATGTATTATCAGTATGTGCTTGATTTACGTTGGATGTTTGTCTCTCAGGTCGTTCAGGACTGGAAGTTTGTGGCTCAGGTGTTGGACCGGATCTTCCTCTGGGTCTTTCTTACAGTTTCTGTACTTGGGACCATCCTCATCTTCACCCCAGCTCTGCAGATGTATCTCAGCACATCTTAAAAGTCCAGAAGATTTCAGCCTACCAAGTCTCTTATGACATTCTTATGACCTCTTTGAAATATATGTACTTTCCACAACATTACAGTAATCCTCCAAAAGTCCTTTTTTGTGCCTAGCCACATCTGTAATCCTCTCCAAATTCAGCTTCTATCTCTCCTTCCTAGATGCTGTGTTCAGTATTTAGactacaaaaaaagcaaaactcaGCTGAAATGAAGTTCAGGAATTTTCTGGCCTTTTAACACATAACTAAAAGGCAGCTTATACAGTTAAGGGAGTTCAGATCTGTGTAATCTCTATAAGGGGATCATGGTTTTAAAGATCTTCAATAATTTGACTTTACTGTGATGTACAAGGTGTAACCACCTCTTTTATGCCTCTCATTTTGCATTcagtcttatttatttattactggtttaaaaaatgtgtcattgtccatgtaagtaatattttatgttgtgATTTTGTTAAATCACTATCCAGATTAacatttgtataattatttactAATAATATACTGTAACGCTATTTATGTAAATCTGGATGATGATCAGTTAAAATAGTACCTCTCTTATTGGCATAGGTAACGTTTACTGTACAGTTTATCATCTGTTTTCCTGGATTTAGCACTGTTAAATGCATTACTATCATTCCTTTGAATGACAGTATGCATATGTAAAGTTTATGCAGATGAGTCCATGCATAATACAAAGCGCATGTGTATGTATCTACAATTTTCCACAATCTggaatttataaaaagaaatttgCACAGATTTTGGCACATATATGgttttataaatctcaatatcTGCCATTTGTGCTATAATTTTAGGATGAAAATTACACCAAGTGTTAAACATCCTTATCGCTAAATAATGATTTTGAGAGAACCCTAAACCTggacctttttatttatttatttatttatttattgtggctaatttaaaaatgcaaaagaggTAGAGGGACCTAGGGTAAAATAAGGttaaatatattctatatactCTATATAttgacaatatatttttggttacactttagtTTACAATGTCCTTATTACATTGTAATTATACACTTAAGTGCTTAGCAATATTAATCAACAACTTGTACGTACTATAGTtatggttaggattagggtttggtttaAGATTAGTTGCTTTTAATTATGCacaatttactgttattactatagTAAGCACTGTAACATGTAACAAGGACACTGTAAGATAAAGTGCTACTGTATTTATTTCGtttcattttcataaacaaaagaGACCAGTTCAGTTTACATTTACAAGAAAAGTGTGTTGGCAACATGTTACTGTAGTTTCTCTTTAAAGCATCTCACTTTTACCATTGATTATATTGATGTCATATTAAAGTCAACCCGAAATCTTATTGTACATGATTTGTCAGTGCACGCTCTTCCTCTCCAATGACTTTTGTTATTGATTTTCAAAATATGATTACAGAAGTAAAATGAGTACATAACGTTTTATGTTGGCTTCTGTATTCATGAATGAATGTGTATTTAATGTCTACATTTTTGAATGCTGCTTTTGTACTGCATCAAAGagaaattattcaaatgtgcaGCGCCGCAGGGTGTCGTTGGCAGTGTAGTTTGCCTTCTTGATAGACAGGCTTTAATCTCAAAGCACCTCATCTGGGAGTGATATTGTCTGGCCTCTCAGAGAAGCACGAAGCGTGAAATATTTCCATTTCCAAAGCGTGTGAATGCCTCAGATATGTTTTCAAGCCACATCTGGGTTCTGTAATCACTGACTTAGCAACCGATAGTGTGTAAACGGTAGATTGAATTTCATGCTGTTGTGCCATCTCTTTCTTTTCAAACCATGAGCACTAGGTGTATTCTCTTGAGGTCCCCCATGCTTTTGGAAATCGCAGAGCTGTATGTGTTAAAATTTATTGATCAAAATTCATTGACGACTATTTATCAGTAACATGCATGTCAAGAAGtactttcttttatgttccagtCAACATGCAGCCAACGCAACATATAGTACTATACTGTACTAAAACAaggggtaacactttacaataaggtccattagttaacattagttaactactttagttaatgtgaactaagaatgaacaatactacAGCATTAATTACatctttttacatttatcttaaaggagaagtccacttccagaacaacaatttacaaataatttccccacccccttgtcatccatgatgttcatgtcttattttcttcagttgtaaagaaattgtttt
This genomic window from Labeo rohita strain BAU-BD-2019 chromosome 1, IGBB_LRoh.1.0, whole genome shotgun sequence contains:
- the chrnb3a gene encoding neuronal acetylcholine receptor subunit beta-3a, translating into MKLQISGLLLVMAVAYATIEAPEEFVSLAEMEDTLLRNLFRGYQKWVRPVLHANDTITVRFGLKISQLVDVDEKNQLMTTNVWLWQEWTDYKLRWNPEDYGGITSIRVPSETIWLPDIVLYENADGRFEGSLMTKAIVRFNGTIMWTPPASYKSSCTMDVTFFPFDRQNCSMKFGSWTYDGTMVDLTLVDAYVDRKDFFDNGEWEILNATGQRGSRRDGIYSYPYVTYSFILKRLPLFYTLFLIIPCLGLSFLTVLVFYLPSDEGEKLSLSTSVLVSLTVFLLVIEEIIPSSSKVIPLIGEYLLFIMIFVTFSIIVTVFVINVHHRSSATYHPMAPWVKSLFLQRLPRLLCMRGHTDRYQYPDIELRSPELKRGMKRGQQKSAGGGRGGLKEDENQAWIALLERATHSVHYISRHIKKEHFIREVVQDWKFVAQVLDRIFLWVFLTVSVLGTILIFTPALQMYLSTS